From Sphingomonas sp. PAMC26645:
GTTTTATGCCGCACCTCACGCGTGGCGTTGGTCCGCCAGGATGCACTCTCGCCCAGCAACGCCGCCCATTTGGCTTCTTCGGCAGCCAAGATCGCCAGCGCCAGCCGCAACCCATCTCGCCGGCCATGCGCATACTCGTCCGACATCAAGCGGTTTTCTCCCTGCGATCCGGCACCATTCACCGTCACCGCCAATCACTATGCCGAGCGCCACGTTGATGGCTACCCGATACCGATGATCAGTCCGCCTTGATGCCGTAGCGCGCATACCGCCTGTCGACGCTCGGTAGAAGCCGCCGTGCAATCGCGAATTCCTTCGTCGCTTCGGGTCGCCGGTCCGATTTCGCCAACACGATTCCGCGCATGAAATGGCTTTCCGCCTGATTGGGTGTCGACGCCAGCACCGCGTCGAGATCGGCCAGCGCCTGCTCGTACTTTCCGAGCCGATACCAGACCATCGCCCGGCTATCGAGCGGACCACTCGTGTCGGTGCTCAACTCGATCGCCCCCGTACAGTCTTTCAACGCACTGTCGATCATGACCATGCGCGTTCCCTTGGCCCAGCACCGTGCGTTCATCAGCGACGGTGAACCCGGCTTGTCCGCGATCAGGCTGTCGAACAACACGAGTGCTGCGGTGACGTCGCCATATTCTCCGAGCAGGCCGGCCTTGGCTTCGCGAAACGCGTTGCGCATGCTGCCGCCCAGCGCGATGCGCTGATCCAGGAGCGCCAGCGCTCCGGGCATGTCGCCGCCTTCGGCCTTCAGGTCGCTGAGCTGGCCGATCGCCTGTTGCGACGAAGGATCCAGGGCACGCGCTGCTTCCGCGTCCTTGAGCGCCGCCGCCATGTCGCCCAACTCGTGCGACTCCGTCGAGCGTTGGAGATAGAGGTCGATCGTCGGGGCGATCGCGATCGCGTGCGTCAGGTCGGCGACGGCACCGCGGCGATCGCCCACGCCGCTTCTGAGTGATGCGCGGCTGGTATAGCCGCTGGCTTCGTCGGGATCGTCGGCGATCGACTTCGCAAAGATCGCCTCGATCGCCCTCAGTTGCGTGGCGCCGGGCGGGTCGATGGCGTTGATGTCCCAGCGCCGCCGCGTGTCGGCCGAGGCGACGATACGTGGTGCGCGGGCCTTCGCGGTCGTCAGGGCATCGCGCTCCGCCGGAATGCGGGCAACCGCGATCTCGCCGCCGACCGTGTCGATCCGCTCGTCGAGCGTGAACATACCGTTCGCCAAGCTGGCGCTGCGAACGATGTCATACCCGGCAATGTTCGCCTTGAGATCGGGCTCCCCCTCTAATGCGAACGCCCGGCCACCGTCGGGGAGGCGCAACCGCAAGCGATAGCGCATACCGTCGGGTTGGTTGACCAGAACGGGAACGGACGCCCAGGTCGCCTTGCTGCGGTCGGGATCGAAATTGACCTGATCGATCAGCCTGTCGACCGCGCGCTTGCGGCGACGGTCGTCGGTCGTCCAGATCGTGCTCGTCGCGCCGCGCGCCTTCAGCGTGACCGCACCGGTAATGGGATCGGACGTGATCGACGTATCGACGAATTGCCCTTCGCCCAGGAAGCCCTGCAGGAACTGCCCGACGGCCTGGCGCTGCTCTTTCTCGCCCAACTGGGTCTTGGCCATCGTCAGCATCGCCGCCGGTCGCCCGTGGACGATCGCCGTCGCCTCGAACGCACTCGGCAAGTCGACGCTGGCGGTTTCGTCCGCCTCGACGATCAAATCGATCACCGGACGCGCATTTGCGTGCGTCGCGATCCTGAGCAGCGCGGCACCGTCGGCGCGGATCGGCAGGACATAGCCGACGTCGGGCGTGTCGTGGATATCCGCAAGCCTCGAACCGGCGCCCGTCCCATCGAGCCACAGGGTCTGCCCGTCGATCGTCGCCTTCACGAAGACATGGTTGAAAGCCGCCGCGCTCGGCAGCCTCTCGGCCACGAAGTCCCCCGATCCGACGGCGGCGAGGACCGGCTCGGCATCGATCCCCATCGCCCGCAGCATCGACAGCAACAGCACCGTCTTCGCCTTGCAGTCGCCGTAGCGAACCTCCCACGTCCGCGCGGGTTTCTGCGGAACATAGTTCCCGCCGTCCATCCCGACGGCAAGATAGCGGATCTTGTCCTGGACGAGTTCCAGCGCGCGTTCGGCCCTGCCGATCGGCGTCGCATCCGCCTTCATGATCGCGTCGACCTCGGTCCTCAGCGGGGAGCCGGGCGCGATGGCGTTGGCTTCCGCGCCATATAGCGGTGCGAAGGTCTTCGAGACGTCCGCCCAGTCGGCGAACGTGGCGAATTCGATCATCGGCGGATGCCGGAACCGACTTGGCGCATCCTGCGGCATCTCAACCGGCTTCGGCGCGGGCAGGGCCAGGTCGAGCACGGTGTATTGCCCGTCGCGGATCGGCACGGCCTTGACGCCGTCGGCTTCCAGCTTCCAGCGCGGTGGCGTCGCGGTCGGCCACGATATGCGTGCGCGAGCGAAGGCGACCCGCGCGGGTAGGGCGATCATCGGAACGACGTTCTGCACGCGCCCACCCAGCGCGGTGTCTTTCGATGTCGTCGACGCCCGCAACCGCAGGATGTCGCCGACCTGAAGACCTTCGACCGCCAGCGTCGCCGTCAGGATACCCGTCAATTCGCGCTGTTCGAGCGCCTGTTCGCGCCGCAAGACCGTGAACTTCTGTCCGTTCGCCAGCAGGTCGATACGCTGGCTCCCGCGCCAGATCGCCAGTTCGTGGACGATGATGTCGCCCTTGTCCGGCGCCCAGGGCAAGGCAAGCGACGTCGCCTGCGCCAGCATCTCCGGCGACGTGATGTGCGACGCGACATCTATGTAGGACCACAGCCGCCCGTCCTCGATCCGTTGCTGCGTATCGAAGATCACCAGCGCCGGCGTATCTGCGCCTGTCTTCGCCGCGTCCGGCAGCACGGCCGGAATGATCCAGCCGGGCGCGGGCTGATACAAGGGAAGGTCGCTGGCCTGCGCCGCAGATGTCGCCATGCACCCCAGCGACACCGCTGCAACCACTATACTTCGCACAATTCGGCCCCCCGATAGTCCCCGCGCAGACGATATCGGCAAATTCGTTCGCAAGCCCAGAGAAATCGAAGATAGATGAGCGACACGCGCAAATCGCTGTCGATGTCGGTCAACTCTTGCCGCATCTGCGGAGTCGGGATCGGCCCGCCAGCGCTCTATTCCGCGGGCAAGCGATCGTTCTTGGGCGGCGTCGGTTCGCCGATCGCGTCCAGCATCGTCGTGATCCGCCGAAACTCGTCCCGCAGTGCCGGCACGGCATGGTCGATGAACGCGCGAACGACGCCCCGGCTTCCCCGGTCCGGATGGAACACGAGGTGCGCCGGCTGCGGTGGTGGCTCGAATGCTGTCAGAACGGTGACGAGGCGGCCTGTCCCCAGGTCTTCCGCCACCTGATATCCCCGGGTGCGCACCAGCCCGAGGCCGCGAACCGCCGCATCGATACCCGCGCCCGCATTGTTCAGGCTCAGGCGGGTCCGAACCCGGATCGATCGGACGCGGGCGCGCTCGGTCTCCGATCCGAACGACCAGAGTTCGCCATCGCCTTCGACGTTCAACCCGACGCAATCGAACCGACCCAGATCCTGCGGCGTCGCCGGTATGCCGCACCGCGCGACATAGTCGGGCGAGGCGCAGACGAGCGTCCGAACGTCGCCAAGCTTGGTCGCAGTCATCGTCGAGTCCGGCAGTGGTGCCAGCCGAACCGCCATGTCCACGCCTTCGCCGATCAGATCGACGAGGCGGTTGACCAGCAACACGCGCGCACTGGTCGACGGCTCGCGACGCAGGAACGTTTCGAGCACCGGCATCACCTTCAGCCGTCCGAAGAGCTCCGGGGCGGTCAGGACGAAACTGCCACGCATCGGGCCTTCAGACGGGGCGGGCGCGATGTCGCCGAGCCGCAGCAGCACGTCGCGCCATACTGCCACGTGCCGTTCCCCCGCCGAGGTCAGGTGCAGCCGACGCGTCGACCGGAGCAATAGCGCTTCGCCGGCAATGCCCTCCAGCAACGCGATGGCCCGAGTCACGCTGGCCGCAGACCGACCATGCCGACGCCCGGCGGCGGCTAGCGATCCTTCGTCGACCGAGGCCACGAACAATTTCATCGCATCGAGCCGGTCCATCGTTGCGGAGCCTGCAACTGAGCCTGCCGGCATGCAAGCATTATGATCCGTGCTGAAACGATTATCTGGAGTATTCAACGAAGGACAACGCCATGAGAACGAACCTGACTACGCCGACCCGCCGAGGTGTCATGTCTGCCTTGGCCACCGGTCCTGCAGTCCTGGCGGCGGCGCGCGCGACCGTCGCGGACGCGTCGCGCGTCGCCACGTCACCGAAGAATGCGTCGGCGGCATCCGTCCGGTATCGCAGGCAGAAAGTCGGCGACGTCGATCTGTTCTACCGAGAGGCAGGGCCGGTCGACGCGCCGGTCATCCTGCTTCTCCATGGGTTCCCGACGGCGAGCCACATGTTCCGCGACCTGCTCCCGCAACTGGCCGACCGGTTTCGGGTCATCGCGCCGGACCTGCCCGGGTTCGGCCAGACCAAGGCGCCGCCGCGGGGGACATTCGCCTATACGTTCGATGCCTTGGCGACCGTGGTCGGCGGTTTCGTCGAGGCACTCGGCCTGACGCGGTACGCGCTCTACATCTTCGATTATGGCGCGCCTGTCGGTCTGCGTCTCGCGATGCGCCATCCTGAACGCGTCTCGGCGATCGTCTCGCAGAACGGCAACGCGTACGTCGAGGGCTTCAGCGACCAATGGGGACCGTGGGAGGCGTATTGGCGCGATCCGAGCGCAAGCAACCGCGAAGCCTGCCGGTCTTCTCTCGCGCCGGACACGATCCGGAACTGGCAATACGGCACCGGTGCCGATCCGCTCCGACTATCACCCGACGGCTACGAGCTCGACATCGCCTATATGGCGCGACCGGGTGCGGACGAGATCCAGCTCGACCTGATCCTCGACTACCGGACCAACGTCGCACTCTACCCCGCCTTCCAGGCGTACCTGCGCAAACATCGTCCGGCGCTGCTGGCAGTCTGGGGTCGGCATGACCCGGCGTTCCTGCCAGCCGGCGCCACGGCTTATCGCCGCGACGTCCCGGACGCGGAGGTCCACCTTCTCGACACCGGCCACTTTGCGCTGGAAACACACCATGCCGAGATCGCGGCGTTGATGCGGGGCTTCCTCGTACGGGGGACCTGAGACGATCCCCGGGCGGGGCTGCAAAGTCAGCCGCGTTCGGGCTCGGCCGCCGTATCGCGTTCGGCAAGCCAGATTGCGAACGGCGCGGCTTCCATCGGGCGCGCGAACCAGAAGCCCTGCGCCTCCTCACAACCGAGCTGCGTCAGGATCGCGGCTGCCTCTGCGGTCTCGATCCCCTCGGCCACCACGCGGTAGCCGAGCTTGTGCGCTAGCCCGATCATCGTCTCGACAAGGACAAAGTCGGGCCCGGCCGCTTCGGTGAGGTTGCGCATGAAGGCCTGGTCGATCTTCACGATCCGCGCGGGCAGGCGCTGGAGATAGGCGAGGCTGCTGTGTCCCGTCCCGAAATCGTCGATCGCAAGGCAAATGCCCGCTTCCGCCAGTTCGCGCAGCATCGCCAGTGCTTGGTCGGGCTGGTCCATGATCGCGCTTTCGGTCAGCTCGATCTCCAGCCGCTCGGGCCGCAGATCGCGCTTGAACAAGGCCAGCTGGATCCGGTCGATCAGGTCGGCCTCGCCGAGATTGGCGGCGGAGATGTTGACCGACAGGACCGGCGCGATCCCAGCACAATTCCAGGCCGCCATCTGATCCATCGCCGCATCGATCACCCACTGCGTCGTCGCGCGCGCCAGCGAGGTCTCTTCGATGATCGGGATGAACTCGGCGGGCGACACCTCGCCCAGTCGAGGGTGTTGCCAGCGCAGCAACGCTTCCGCGCCCAGGCACCGTCCCGTCGCGAGCTCGATCCGTGGTTGGTACACCAGTCGCAACTGGTCGCCGGCTTCGAGTGCGGCGCCGAAATCCTGCAACAGGCCGTATTGGCGGCGGTGGGCGATGTCGTTGGCGGGCGAATGCAGTGCGATCGCGCCATCGGCGTTGCGTGCGTCCTGTGCAGCGCTGGCCGCCCCCCTCAGCACGTCGTCGGCCGAAACGCTGCCGATGACGAACGACCGGACGCCGATCGCGACGTTCGTGACGAAGCGTACCGACGACGTGGCATGCATCGTCTCGAAGCTCGACCGGAGCAGCGAAACATAGGCCAGCTCCTCGACACCCGGCGGTGAGATGAACGCGAACTGCGCGCTGCCAACCTGATAGGCGACGCGACCCGGCCCCAGCGCCACGCGCAGCGCCTGCGACGCCTCCCGGATGAAATCGTCGACGCGGGCAACACCCAACGCACGCACGATCCGGCTGATTTGATCTTCGCGCGCCATGTCGACCACCACCGCGAACCGGTGCTCGCCCGGATGGTCCCGCTCCAGATCCATCAGGTCGTCGCGGAACTGGTTCCGGGTCGGCATGCCGGTGACCGGATCGATCCGTCCGAAGGCGTGCTGCAGCTCGATCTGCGCCATCACCATCGCCGCCAGATCGACCAGCGCGGCAAGCTCGGCCTCGGTTGCCTTGCGCGGTTCGGTCCCCAATACGCAAAGCGATCCGAGGCCGTAGCCATCGCTGGTGACCAACGGCGCGCCGGCATAGAAGCGCGTTCCGGCACGACCGAGCACGCTGTCGGCGTAACACGCGTCGGCCTGAAAATCCTCGATGACGAGCGGCTGGGTCGACTCGGCGACCTGCGCGCAGGGCGCCTTATCGCGCGGGATGCTGCGATGCTCGACGCCTACGCGCGACTTGAACCATTGCCGGTCGCGATCCGTCAGCGACACCGCAGCCACCGGCAATCCGAAGATCTGGCTGGCCATCCGGGTTATCCGATCGAATCCCTCGCTGGCCGGGGTATCGAGCAACTTCAGCTGGTACAGGGCGTCCAGCCGAGCCTCTTCGTGATGGTCGCGCACACGATTCCTTTCACGTTCCCCTCTATAATCAAAACCTTAATGGTTTAATCCATGTCAGACTAGATAAATGAAACCTAGGTTTATCTAGCGCTACTCGGGCGGGGCCCTGTTAAGTCTGGACTAGCGCCGCCCGGCCCCTATTCTGTTGGCGGGGAGAGCGGGCATGCGATTTGCGAGACTGTGGGCGGCGCTAGCGATCGTCGTCGCGCCGGTTGCCGCGTTCGGGGGCGATACGCCACACGTCACGCTTGCCACGCCCAACATCTCGGACGGCACGATCACACGCTTTACCGTGCGGTTCAGCGCCGCGATCGTCCCGCTGGGCGATCCGCGCGCCGCCTCGCCGCTGAAGATCGAGTGCGCAGTGCCGGGCGAAGGGCGCTGGGCGGATCAGCAGACCTATGTCTGGGACTTCGCGCAGCCCTTGCCGGGCGGAACGCGCTGTACGCTCGCGACGCGCGAAGGACTCAAGAGCGCGGCTGGATACGGCGTCGACACGGAGAGCTTCACCGTCGATGCCGGTGGTCCGATCGTCCGCGCGGTGCTGCCCGGCGAAGGCGATATCGAGGAGGATCAGGTGTTCCTGGTCGCCGCGAACATGCTCGCGACCCGTGGGTCGATCGCCGCCAACGCCTATTGCGCGGTCGACGGGATCGGCGAGAAGATCGCGGTCGACGTGCTCGCGCCCGATCTGCCCGGCAAGCTGCTCGCCGGGTTGGGCAACAACTACGCAGTCACTAATTTCCTCGAAAGCGCCGGGCTGCCCAAGACGATCCCCGCCGATGCCGCGTCGCGCCAGCGTGCACTGGCCGGCATTACAGCGCTGAAATGCCGTCGCCCCCTGCCGCCCGGCCGCGACATGGCGCTGGTCTGGGGTAGCAACATCGCCAGCGCCGGGGGCAAGCTCGCCGGCGCCGACCAGCGGTTCGACTTCACCGTTCGGAAACCCTTCACCGCGCGGTTCGAATGCTCGCGCGTCAACACCGCGGCGGGATGCAGCCCGGTCGAGAAGGCGTATCTGCGGTTCTCCGCGCCGGTCCCGATGAGCGCGGCGACGCAGGTCCGCCTGACGCTTGCCGACGGCAAGTCTGTCGCGCCCGTGTTCAGCGACGAGGAGAAGACCCGCGCGACGATCGAACAGATCAGGTTCGCGGCACCCTTGCCCTTCGCGACGCGTGGCAACGTGTCGATCCCCGCGGACCTCAAGGACGAAAGCGGCCGGATCCTTGCAAACAGCGAACGCTTTCCGCTCGAGGTGAAGTTCGACGAAGCCCCGCCGCTCGTCAAGTTCGCGGCTGATTTCGGCATCCTCGAGGCGAAACAGGGCGGCGTGCTGCCCGTTACCGTCCGCAACGTCGAGCCGTCGCTGCAAGGCCAGACCGCGGGCATCGGCGGCCAGCGGCTGCGCGTGGGCGGCACCGACGGCGAGATCGCTGCGTGGCTGCGGCGCGTCGAGGAGGCGGGCAAGACCGACTACCAGACGATCGAGCGCAAGGGCGCCGAGCCGCTCCAGATCAACCATACCGGTGAGAAGCCGCTGCTGTTCGGGAGCGGTGGCGGAGGCGCGGGCGATCCGTTCAAGCTCGATCTGCCGGGCAAGGGCAAGGATTTCGAGGTCGTCGGACTTCCGCTCGGCAAGCCCGGCTTCTACGTCGTCGAACTCGCCAGCCCGACGCTCGGCCGTGCGCTGCTCGGTCGCGACGTGCCGCGCTATGTCGCGAGCGCGGCGCTGGTCACCGATCTGGCCGTGCATTTCGAATGGGGACGCGATCGCTCGCTCGCCTGGGTCACGCGGCTGTCGACCGGCAAGCCGGTGGCGAACGCGGTGGTGCAGGTCAGCGACAGCTGCACGGGCAAGCCACTCGCGCGCGGCGCGACCGACAGGAGCGGCGGGCTGATGGTCGCGCGCGGGCTGCCCGAACCCGAGACCTATGGCAGCTGCAAGGGCGAGGGTTCGCCGCATCCACTAATGATCTCGGCGCGTACTGGCGACGATTTCAGCTTCACGCTGACCGACTGGGGCGAGGGCATCCGGCCGTTCGACTTCGACCTGTCCTATGGCTATTCGGCGGCGACCGACATCATCCACACCGTGTTCGATCGCGCTTTGGTCCGCCAGGGCGAGACGATCCACATGAAGCACATCCTGCGCCGCCCCGACGCGCGCGGCTTCTCGTTGGCGCCGGGCTTTACCGGCACGCTTCGGCTGTCGCATCGCGGCTCCGACACGCAGTTCGAGATGCCTGTGACGATCGGCGCCAACGGCACCGGCGAAACCGTCTGGACCGCCCCTAAGGGCGCGCCGATGGGGGATTACGACTTGGTCTTCGTCGTTGGCGACACCACCAGCGAGTCCGCGCAGTCGTTCAAGGTCGACGAATACCGCCTGCCGACGATGCGCGCGAGCGTGACCGGGCCGAAGACCGCATTGATCAAACCACGGACCGCGCAGCTCGATCTGTTCGCCGGCTATCTCTCGGGCGGCGGTGCTCCCGACTTGCCGGTCGACGTCCGCATCGGCTGGTTCGCGCACAGTGCGACGCCTGTCGGCTATGACAAGTTCAGCTTCGGCGGCGAACCGATCACCGAGGGCGTCAAGCCGCTCGACGGCGAGGGCGAGGATGCGAAGACGCCGTTGCCGCCGACGCAGATGTTGCCGGCGACGCTCGGCAGCGACGGTACGCGGCGGATGACCGTCGACATGCCGCAAACGCTGCCCGGCACGACCGATATGCAGGTCGAGATGGATTACCGCGATGCCAATGGCGAGACGCTGACTGCCTCGAAATCGATCCCGATCTACGCCTCGGGCGTGCAGCTCGGCGTCGCCACCGATGGCTGGATGATGCGCGCGGACGATCTGCGCCTGCGCTTCGTCGCGCTCGATACCGACGGCAAGCCGATCAAGGGGCAGAAGCTGTCGGTCGCGCTCTACAATCGCCAGATCCTGACCGCTCGGCGGCGGTTGATCGGTGGGTTCTATGCCTATGACAACCGGATGCGGACGACGAAGCTGTCGGCGTCGTGCAGCGCGACGACCGATGCGCAGGGGCTCGCGCAGTGCAAGGCGGATCCGGGCGTCTCGGGCGAGATCTACGCGGTCGTCACCACCACCGACGCCGACGGCAACGTCGCCCGCGCGGTTAAGTCGGTGTGGCTCGCGGGGAACGACGATTGGTGGTTCGGCGGCGACAATGGCGACCGGATGGATGTCGTTCCCGAGAAGCTCACCTATGCCTCGGGCGAGACCGCGCGGTTCCAGGTGCGGATGCCGTTCCGCTCCGCGACCGCTTTGGTCAGCGTCGAGCGCGAGGGCGTGTTGTCGAGCTTCGTGACCGAATTGTCGGGCAAGGACCCGGTGATCGAGGTGCCGATGGACGCGGCCTATGCGCCCGACGTCTATGTCTCGGTGCTGGTCGTGCGCGGGCGCGTGGAGAGCGGCTTCTGGAGCTGGATCCACCGCATCGCGCGAACGCTCGGGCTGTCGGATACGCCGGAGGACGCCGCCGAGCCGACCGCGCTGGTCGATCTTGCCAAGCCCGCCTACCGCCTCGGCATCGCCAAGGTGAAGGTCGGCTGGGAAGGCCATACGCTCGCCGTCGCGGTCAAGGCCGACCGCGAGCGTTATGCGCCGCGGGGCACGGCCAACGTCGCGATCCAGGTCCGGAAGCCCGATGGCAGCCCGGCACGCGAGGCCGATGTCGCGTTCGCCGCGGTCGACCAGGCGTTGCTGCAACTCGCGCCGAACGACAGCTGGAACCTCCTCGACGCGATGATGGGCGATCGGCCGCTATCGGTGCTGACCGCGACCGCGCAGATGCAGGTCGTCGGCAAGCGGCATTATGGACGCAAGGCGCTCGAAGCGGGTGGCGGCGGTGGTGGCGGCGACCTGTCGGGGCTCAACCGCGAGAATTTCCAGCCGGTATTGCTGTGGAAGGGGCATGTCCCGCTCGATGCGCAAGGGCGTGCGCGCGTGTCCGTGCCGCTGTCGGATGCGCTGTCGTCGTTCAAGCTGGTCGTGATCGCCACCGACGGTGCGCAGGCGTTCGGTACCGGCAGCACCGACATCCGCACCGCGCAGGATCTGTCGCTCTATGCCGGGATGCCGCCGCTGGTCCGCTCGGGCGATTTCTACGGCGCGCGGTTCACGCTGCGCAACGGATCGGATCGCGCGATGACAGTCACGGCGAACGTCGATGTCTTCCCGCGGATCGCGCAGGGCAAGCCGCTGACCGTCACCATTCCCGCGGGTGGTGCGGCACCGGTGGCGTGGAACCTCACCGCGCCGTCCGGAGTCGATACGTTGCGCTGGACGGTGCGCGCGAGGAGTAACGACGGCCGCGCGACGGATCAGGTGACGGTGACGCAGGACGTCATCCCGGCGGTGCCGACCGAGATCTGGGCGGCAACGCTCGCGCAGGTCGGTGAGACTACGCTGATCCCGATCGCGCCGCCGATGGGGGCGCTGCCGGGTCGTGGCAGCGTCGACATCCGCCTTGCCGATACGCTGGCGCCGTCGCTTGCCGGGGTCCGCGACTATATGAGCCGCTATCCGTTCAACTGTTTCGAACAGCGGCTGTCGCGGATCGTCGTGCTCGGCGACATGGCGGGCTGGGCGACGCTCGCGGGCGAGATCCCGACCTATCAGGCGCCCGATGGCCTGCTCCGGTATTTCCCCGGTGACAGCCTGCAGGGGTCCGAGGCACTGACCGCCTATGTGCTGTCGATGACGGGCGCGGCGAACCTGTGGCTGCCGCCGGTCCAGCGCGCGCGGATGATCGAGGCGATGAAGGCGGTGCTCGACGGGCGCTTGCGGCATGAGGATTACGGCGATGTCCGCCTGACCAAGGTCGCGGCACTGGCGGCCTTGGCGCGGCAGGGCGACGCGACGGCAGCGATGCTCGGCCAGATCGGCATGACGCCCGCGGAAATGCCGACCGCGAGCCTCGCCGACTATATCACCGCGCTGACCGCGATCCCCGGCGCGTCGACCGAGGCCAAGGCGCAGGCCGAGGCGGTGTTGCGCACGCGCCTCGTGTTCGAGGGCACCCGGCTCGATCTGTCGGACTCGGCCAACGCGTCGTGGTGGCTGATGTCGTCGGCGGACGAGGCCGCGAACAAGGCGACCGCGGCGGTGCTCGGGCGGCCGGGTTGGCAGGACGATGCGCCGCGGCTGATGGTCGGCACGGCGCTGCGCCAGTCGCGCGGGCATTGGGATACGACCACCGCCAACGCCTGGGGTGCGATCGCCGCGCGGCGGTTCGCGCAGGTCTATCCGGCGCAGGCGGTCACGGGGACGACGATGCTGTCTTACGCAGGGCGGAGCGTCGCACGCGGCTGGCCGCTGGCGGAACCCGCGCGGACGGTATCGTTCCCGCTGGCCGCCGCCGGACCACTGCGGTTGGCACAAGGCGGCGGGGCGGGGCCGTGGGCGACCGTGTCGATCTCCGCGGCCGTGCCGCTGCGGCAACCGCTGTTCGCGGGCTATCGCCTGACGCGGAAAGTCGACGTCGTGCAGGCGCGCACACCAGGGCGGCTGACGACGGGCGACGTGCTCCGCGTGACGCTCGCGGTCGAGGCGACCGCCGAGCGCAACTGGGTCGCGATCAGCGATCCGGTGCCCGCCGGCGCAACCGTGATCGGCGATCTCGGCGGCCAGTCGCAACTGCTCCAGCAAGGCGGCGCGGCAGATGGTGAGGGTGGCGGTCCGAGCTACGTCGAACGCGGCCGCGATACGTGGCGCGCCTATTTCGCCTGGCTGCCCAAGGGGACCACCACCGTGACGTACACGGTGCGGCTCAACGGTGCCGGCCGGTTCCAGATGCCGCCAAGCCGGGTCGAGGCGATGTATTCGCCGGCAATTCGCGCCGCGGTGCCGAACCAGACGATGGTCGTCGCGGATCGATGAAGCAGCGCGCGGCGCTCGCCGGACTGCTGGTGCTGATCCTGGCCGCGGTCGGGTTCGACTGGGCGACGTTCCCGCCGCCTTTGCCGGGCTATGCGCAGGTGCGCGCTGCGTGGAAGCCGTCGGAGGCGTGGCTGTACGATCGCCACGGCGTGCTGATCGACAGCGCGCGCGTCAATTTCGCGGCGCGGCGGCTGGCATGGGTGCCGCTCGATCAGATCGCCCCGGTCGTGCCCGCCACCGTCGTCGCGGCGGAGGATGCCCGCTTCCGCAGCCACGGCGGCGTCGACTGGCTGGCGATCCTCGGGTCGGTTGGCGCGCACGCTAAGGGTGAGCGGGGCAGGGGTGCCAGCACGCTGTCGATGCAGGTCGCGGCGTTCCTGTCGCCGACACTGGCGATGCCCGGCGCACGCGGCTGGCGCGACAAGCTTCGCCAGATGCGCGCGGCACGATCGCTCGAGATGACGTGGAGCAAGGACCAGATCCTCGAGGCGTACCTCAACCTCGCGCCGTTCCGCGGGGAGGCGCAGGGGATTGGTGCGGCGGCGCTGTCGCTGTTCGGCAAGACCCCCGCGGCGATGGCACGCGACGACGCGCTGCTGCTGACCGCGCTGCTCCCCGATCCGCAGGCGCCCGCCCCTCGCATCGCCGCGCGGGCCTGCCGATTGGGGGGCGCGGGCGACTGTACGCGGTTCGCGAGCGAGGCCGCGTCGATGCTTGGCCCGGTGCGGACGCTCGCGCTAGATCCGGGGCTCGCGCCGCATCTCGCCGATCGCCTGCTGACCAAGCCCGGCCTGCGGATCACCACCACGCTCGATGCCGCGCTCCAGCGCACGGTCGCCGCCGCGCTGCGTCGCCAGCTTCTCGGGCTGGGCGGATCGCGCGCGCGCGACGGGTCCGCGGTCGTGATCGACAATGCCAGCGGTGACGTCCTTGCCTATGTCGGCGGGAT
This genomic window contains:
- a CDS encoding MG2 domain-containing protein; the protein is MRFARLWAALAIVVAPVAAFGGDTPHVTLATPNISDGTITRFTVRFSAAIVPLGDPRAASPLKIECAVPGEGRWADQQTYVWDFAQPLPGGTRCTLATREGLKSAAGYGVDTESFTVDAGGPIVRAVLPGEGDIEEDQVFLVAANMLATRGSIAANAYCAVDGIGEKIAVDVLAPDLPGKLLAGLGNNYAVTNFLESAGLPKTIPADAASRQRALAGITALKCRRPLPPGRDMALVWGSNIASAGGKLAGADQRFDFTVRKPFTARFECSRVNTAAGCSPVEKAYLRFSAPVPMSAATQVRLTLADGKSVAPVFSDEEKTRATIEQIRFAAPLPFATRGNVSIPADLKDESGRILANSERFPLEVKFDEAPPLVKFAADFGILEAKQGGVLPVTVRNVEPSLQGQTAGIGGQRLRVGGTDGEIAAWLRRVEEAGKTDYQTIERKGAEPLQINHTGEKPLLFGSGGGGAGDPFKLDLPGKGKDFEVVGLPLGKPGFYVVELASPTLGRALLGRDVPRYVASAALVTDLAVHFEWGRDRSLAWVTRLSTGKPVANAVVQVSDSCTGKPLARGATDRSGGLMVARGLPEPETYGSCKGEGSPHPLMISARTGDDFSFTLTDWGEGIRPFDFDLSYGYSAATDIIHTVFDRALVRQGETIHMKHILRRPDARGFSLAPGFTGTLRLSHRGSDTQFEMPVTIGANGTGETVWTAPKGAPMGDYDLVFVVGDTTSESAQSFKVDEYRLPTMRASVTGPKTALIKPRTAQLDLFAGYLSGGGAPDLPVDVRIGWFAHSATPVGYDKFSFGGEPITEGVKPLDGEGEDAKTPLPPTQMLPATLGSDGTRRMTVDMPQTLPGTTDMQVEMDYRDANGETLTASKSIPIYASGVQLGVATDGWMMRADDLRLRFVALDTDGKPIKGQKLSVALYNRQILTARRRLIGGFYAYDNRMRTTKLSASCSATTDAQGLAQCKADPGVSGEIYAVVTTTDADGNVARAVKSVWLAGNDDWWFGGDNGDRMDVVPEKLTYASGETARFQVRMPFRSATALVSVEREGVLSSFVTELSGKDPVIEVPMDAAYAPDVYVSVLVVRGRVESGFWSWIHRIARTLGLSDTPEDAAEPTALVDLAKPAYRLGIAKVKVGWEGHTLAVAVKADRERYAPRGTANVAIQVRKPDGSPAREADVAFAAVDQALLQLAPNDSWNLLDAMMGDRPLSVLTATAQMQVVGKRHYGRKALEAGGGGGGGDLSGLNRENFQPVLLWKGHVPLDAQGRARVSVPLSDALSSFKLVVIATDGAQAFGTGSTDIRTAQDLSLYAGMPPLVRSGDFYGARFTLRNGSDRAMTVTANVDVFPRIAQGKPLTVTIPAGGAAPVAWNLTAPSGVDTLRWTVRARSNDGRATDQVTVTQDVIPAVPTEIWAATLAQVGETTLIPIAPPMGALPGRGSVDIRLADTLAPSLAGVRDYMSRYPFNCFEQRLSRIVVLGDMAGWATLAGEIPTYQAPDGLLRYFPGDSLQGSEALTAYVLSMTGAANLWLPPVQRARMIEAMKAVLDGRLRHEDYGDVRLTKVAALAALARQGDATAAMLGQIGMTPAEMPTASLADYITALTAIPGASTEAKAQAEAVLRTRLVFEGTRLDLSDSANASWWLMSSADEAANKATAAVLGRPGWQDDAPRLMVGTALRQSRGHWDTTTANAWGAIAARRFAQVYPAQAVTGTTMLSYAGRSVARGWPLAEPARTVSFPLAAAGPLRLAQGGGAGPWATVSISAAVPLRQPLFAGYRLTRKVDVVQARTPGRLTTGDVLRVTLAVEATAERNWVAISDPVPAGATVIGDLGGQSQLLQQGGAADGEGGGPSYVERGRDTWRAYFAWLPKGTTTVTYTVRLNGAGRFQMPPSRVEAMYSPAIRAAVPNQTMVVADR